One stretch of Francisella sp. LA112445 DNA includes these proteins:
- a CDS encoding aromatic amino acid transport family protein has protein sequence MKEVNYSNSKKIDIQWVFTLFGTAIGAGLLYLPVQAGDSGFWALLTVMIFALPLTYYSHKNMANIVISSEDGGITNVFTHSLGKFFGLICVILYFFAIFLNMPMYSIGLNNELSNFLVNYNISDTDLSTNIWFSFSILVVLLAIVSLGINLILKFMQLIVIFLIALVIILSLYIIPYWNYSFITDSHFELTQYIIGILMVLPILILSMNHSPVISSLVVFYKNYVKLDNNQEKAKIYKVLKINALILFIFVLLFVTSCLLSTTVSDLARANDNNLSIVTLIQEQHHSTILDILAPMIVFTAIISSFIGCYIGSKEALKYLFKYFFRDICNKELSESKINRICVSLIFIVLWVCTICNFKILNIIGILVAPTVAFLLYILPVIIIYKNIKCKAYRKVILDSALFIMGLIIIFGYVIGLLIK, from the coding sequence GTGAAAGAAGTAAATTATTCAAATTCTAAAAAAATAGATATTCAATGGGTTTTTACTCTATTTGGTACAGCTATTGGAGCAGGACTACTATACTTACCAGTTCAAGCTGGAGATAGCGGTTTTTGGGCATTGTTAACTGTGATGATATTTGCACTACCACTAACATACTACTCACATAAAAATATGGCAAATATTGTCATAAGCTCAGAAGATGGTGGAATTACAAACGTTTTTACTCATAGTTTAGGCAAGTTTTTTGGCTTGATCTGTGTAATTTTATATTTTTTCGCTATATTTCTAAATATGCCAATGTACTCAATTGGTTTAAATAATGAGCTAAGTAATTTTTTAGTAAACTATAATATTTCAGATACTGATTTATCGACTAATATTTGGTTTAGCTTTAGTATATTAGTAGTTTTACTAGCTATAGTTTCTTTAGGTATAAACCTTATCCTAAAATTCATGCAGCTAATTGTGATCTTTCTAATAGCATTAGTAATAATATTATCGCTTTATATTATACCCTACTGGAATTATAGCTTTATTACAGATAGTCATTTTGAGCTTACTCAATATATTATTGGTATTTTAATGGTTCTACCAATACTAATCCTATCAATGAATCATTCACCTGTTATCTCTAGTTTAGTAGTTTTTTACAAGAATTATGTAAAGCTTGATAATAATCAGGAGAAAGCTAAAATCTATAAAGTACTCAAAATTAATGCTTTGATTCTTTTTATCTTTGTATTACTTTTTGTAACATCTTGCTTACTTAGTACAACAGTTAGTGACTTAGCTAGAGCTAATGATAATAATCTGTCTATTGTCACACTAATCCAAGAGCAACATCATAGCACTATACTTGATATTTTAGCTCCTATGATAGTTTTTACTGCTATTATAAGCTCTTTTATAGGCTGTTATATAGGTTCAAAAGAAGCTCTAAAATATTTATTCAAATACTTCTTTAGAGATATTTGTAATAAAGAGTTATCTGAATCTAAGATAAATAGAATATGTGTTAGCCTAATATTTATAGTTCTATGGGTATGCACAATATGCAACTTTAAGATACTTAATATAATAGGTATATTAGTAGCGCCAACAGTAGCGTTTCTACTCTATATTTTACCTGTAATAATTATCTATAAAAACATTAAATGTAAAGCATATAGAAAAGTTATTCTTGATTCAGCTTTATTTATAATGGGATTAATAATTATATTTGGATATGTAATAGGACTATTAATAAAATAG
- the tdh gene encoding L-threonine 3-dehydrogenase: MKALAKLKREPGIWMIKDAPIPEYGYNDVLIKIKKTAICGTDLHIYNWDKWSQDTIPVPMITGHEFVGEIVAKGDGVTGLEIGDRVSGEGHLVCGHCRNCKAGKRHLCRETMGIGVNVQGAFAEFLAMPSSNVFKLPDAIPDEIASIFDPLGNAVHTALSFNLTGEDILITGAGPIGLMAIKIARFCGARRIVITDVNEYRLKKAEEFGATVALNVAPYKTQEELTTQMKKVMSDIGMSEGFDVGLEMSGVNSAISMMLDVMNHGAKLSLLGIASGNISIDWGTILFKGLILKGIYGREMFETWYLMSSMIQAGMDISPIITHRLHIDDYKEGFEIMKSGKCGKVILDWDN, from the coding sequence ATGAAAGCATTAGCTAAACTAAAAAGAGAGCCTGGTATATGGATGATAAAAGATGCTCCAATACCAGAATACGGCTACAACGATGTTTTAATTAAGATTAAAAAAACCGCAATTTGTGGTACAGACTTACACATATATAACTGGGATAAGTGGTCACAAGATACTATTCCTGTACCAATGATTACAGGACATGAATTCGTTGGTGAGATTGTCGCTAAAGGTGATGGAGTAACAGGCTTAGAAATTGGTGATAGAGTATCCGGTGAAGGACACCTTGTTTGTGGGCATTGTCGTAACTGTAAAGCTGGTAAACGACATCTATGTCGAGAGACTATGGGAATCGGTGTTAATGTACAAGGAGCATTTGCAGAGTTTTTAGCTATGCCTTCATCAAATGTGTTTAAACTTCCAGATGCTATTCCAGATGAAATTGCTAGTATATTTGATCCTCTAGGCAATGCAGTTCACACAGCTCTTTCATTTAATCTAACAGGTGAAGATATTCTTATAACAGGAGCTGGACCAATTGGTTTAATGGCTATAAAGATAGCTAGATTCTGTGGTGCTCGTCGAATAGTTATTACTGATGTAAATGAATATCGCCTAAAAAAAGCTGAGGAATTCGGAGCTACTGTTGCGTTAAATGTAGCCCCATATAAGACTCAAGAAGAACTTACCACACAAATGAAAAAAGTAATGTCTGATATTGGCATGAGTGAAGGATTTGATGTTGGTTTAGAGATGTCTGGAGTTAACTCTGCGATCTCAATGATGTTAGATGTCATGAATCATGGTGCTAAACTTTCATTATTAGGAATAGCCTCTGGAAATATATCTATAGATTGGGGAACTATCCTATTTAAAGGTTTAATTCTAAAAGGTATTTACGGTAGAGAAATGTTTGAAACTTGGTACTTAATGTCTAGTATGATCCAAGCTGGCATGGATATAAGCCCAATAATAACACATAGACTACATATAGATGATTATAAAGAAGGCTTTGAAATAATGAAAAGTGGTAAGTGTGGCAAAGTAATACTCGATTGGGATAATTAG
- a CDS encoding glycine C-acetyltransferase, with translation MNKDFYNNVNDKIQEIKDAGTYKSERIISTPQEPVINLENGETLINFCANNYLGFANNPEIVAYAKEHIEECGYGMASVRFICGTNSVHKQLEKELSNFFEFEDTILYPSCFDANAGLFETLLTKEDAIISDSLNHASIIDGVRLCKAMRFRYNNNDMQDLEEKLIEADKAGARFKMIATDGVFSMDGIIANLEAVCDLADKYNAIVMVDDSHASGFVGKNGKGSIEHCNVMGRVDILTGTLGKGLGGASGGYICAKKEIVDLLKNLSRPYLFSNSLAPIIAKTSLKALEITKGSNELRDQLQANQQRFRSKMTAAGFDLIPGEHPIIPVMIYDEKKAAEFAEKLLDYGIYVIAFSYPVVPKGKARIRTQMSAAHTFEQIDKAVDAFTKAGKDLGII, from the coding sequence ATGAACAAAGATTTCTACAATAATGTTAATGATAAAATCCAAGAAATAAAAGATGCTGGGACTTATAAGAGTGAAAGGATAATATCAACCCCTCAAGAGCCAGTTATAAATTTAGAAAATGGTGAAACTCTTATAAACTTTTGTGCAAATAATTATCTTGGTTTTGCAAATAACCCAGAAATTGTTGCTTATGCTAAAGAGCATATCGAAGAATGTGGATACGGAATGGCTTCGGTAAGATTTATATGTGGTACAAATAGTGTTCATAAACAACTTGAAAAAGAACTTAGCAATTTCTTTGAGTTTGAAGATACTATTTTATATCCATCATGTTTTGATGCAAATGCAGGTCTTTTTGAAACTTTACTAACTAAAGAGGATGCCATTATTAGTGACTCACTTAATCATGCTAGTATTATCGATGGTGTTAGATTGTGTAAAGCTATGAGATTTAGATACAACAACAATGATATGCAAGACTTAGAAGAAAAACTAATCGAAGCTGATAAAGCTGGAGCAAGATTTAAAATGATTGCTACTGATGGAGTTTTCTCTATGGATGGTATTATAGCTAACCTTGAAGCTGTTTGTGATTTAGCTGATAAATATAATGCTATTGTAATGGTTGATGATTCGCATGCATCTGGTTTTGTTGGTAAAAATGGTAAAGGCTCTATAGAACACTGCAATGTAATGGGTCGCGTAGATATCCTGACTGGAACACTAGGAAAAGGTTTAGGTGGAGCATCTGGTGGCTATATATGTGCTAAAAAAGAAATTGTTGATCTGTTAAAGAACTTATCTAGACCATATTTGTTTTCAAATTCACTAGCTCCAATAATTGCTAAAACATCTTTAAAAGCATTAGAAATAACTAAAGGCTCTAATGAGCTAAGAGATCAACTACAAGCTAACCAACAAAGATTCAGATCTAAAATGACTGCTGCTGGATTTGACCTAATACCTGGTGAACACCCTATTATACCAGTAATGATCTATGATGAGAAAAAAGCTGCTGAATTTGCTGAAAAACTTTTAGACTATGGAATCTATGTAATAGCCTTTTCATACCCTGTTGTTCCGAAAGGTAAAGCTCGTATTAGAACACAAATGTCTGCAGCACATACATTTGAACAGATTGATAAAGCTGTCGATGCTTTCACTAAAGCTGGCAAAGATCTAGGTATAATCTAA
- a CDS encoding glycosyl hydrolase family 18 protein, translated as MKRKKLIKAISYALLGIGSFSMAEAATGNNVETYDFKAPFKDYNNKIVLNINNVSSAKTIEFTSNFKPKAGWGNCFGTRADLVDFASTQNSKGDYVTKMTLKDGGSFDLTQSCDIMGTDSGNAIVLPGVVVPIVSDLKVDGKDLEIERPCPGNVCKDPAPGYTNAAYYAQWAVWGRKYNPYDFKYNKLNTIIYAFIGFDKNTGNIKTLDASADSWGLSAAARAAKKYPYLKSFLSFGGWTNNGVTTAPMFEQLASNQQSMETFAKQSVELMRKLGFNGIDIDWEWWSDYGNDVAPAKKMLALFKVLRAELDKASKEDGKKYYLAIAVNGARSRIEAMENPSNPNSVSDFWKQTGELMDEINVMNYDYQGAWGTGFPAYFQASFAFPDVSGISNTSYSAGDVSSDVQDNVTDSSGSNVTLSKSIGVDGGWSIQDSIDAYIKAGVPAKKLIVGLPLYARSMAVDSDVNGGLFQTITGPGLGDYENGVFDYKCLVNPVNDPVTGCGTSKPVSGLSDLQFYNENSNVAIFDKYGKVAMQPWAYSPSTKSFITYDDTWSVTKKTEYAMGRGLGGTMFWQADGDSVDNSKSLINAVAKVYESDNIYISVDSVTETSATISWNKPELDGNITYTIKLNGNVVAQNISAQNYVLTNLDKATNYNVEVIASTSSESREDGLSFTTAGATDQNQTDDQNQTDDQNQTDDQNQTDDQNQTDDQNQTDDQNQTDDQNQGGDTVTGTWDPDKAYTKGEKVEVNGVTYEAQWWTKGENPTQSGEWGVWRVVGDQSSDQTNDQTNDQTNDQTNDQTNDQTNDQTNDQGGDDTTASGTWDSKAIYTTGDQITYNGQTYTAKWWTQGDTPSNGGPWEKPVVPGGAWESGIAYTGGQTVTYQGQQYKAKWWTQGDIPSNGSPWEKV; from the coding sequence ATGAAAAGAAAAAAACTAATAAAAGCGATATCTTATGCGTTATTAGGTATAGGCTCATTTAGTATGGCGGAGGCTGCTACAGGTAATAATGTTGAGACATACGACTTTAAAGCACCATTTAAGGATTATAATAATAAGATAGTTTTAAATATTAATAATGTTTCATCAGCAAAGACAATAGAGTTTACAAGTAACTTCAAACCAAAAGCTGGCTGGGGTAACTGTTTTGGAACTAGAGCTGATCTTGTTGATTTTGCATCTACACAGAATAGTAAGGGTGATTATGTAACTAAGATGACATTGAAAGATGGTGGATCTTTTGATCTAACACAATCATGTGACATCATGGGAACAGACTCTGGTAATGCAATTGTATTACCTGGTGTTGTAGTTCCGATAGTTAGTGATCTTAAAGTAGATGGTAAAGATCTTGAGATTGAAAGACCATGTCCAGGAAATGTATGTAAAGATCCTGCTCCTGGTTATACAAATGCAGCATATTATGCACAATGGGCAGTATGGGGGCGTAAATATAATCCGTATGACTTCAAATATAATAAGTTAAATACAATAATCTATGCATTCATAGGTTTTGACAAAAATACAGGTAATATAAAAACACTTGATGCTTCAGCCGATTCATGGGGACTTTCAGCAGCAGCAAGAGCAGCTAAGAAGTATCCATATCTAAAATCATTCCTATCATTTGGTGGTTGGACAAATAATGGTGTTACAACAGCACCGATGTTTGAACAATTAGCATCAAATCAACAAAGTATGGAAACTTTTGCTAAGCAGTCTGTAGAGCTTATGCGTAAACTTGGCTTTAATGGTATAGATATAGACTGGGAGTGGTGGTCTGATTATGGTAATGATGTAGCACCAGCTAAGAAGATGTTGGCTTTATTTAAAGTTCTTCGTGCTGAGTTAGATAAGGCTAGTAAAGAAGATGGTAAAAAGTACTATCTTGCAATAGCAGTTAATGGAGCAAGAAGCCGTATTGAAGCTATGGAAAATCCAAGTAATCCAAATAGCGTATCAGATTTCTGGAAGCAGACTGGCGAGTTGATGGATGAAATCAATGTAATGAACTATGACTATCAAGGTGCATGGGGTACTGGCTTCCCTGCATACTTCCAGGCATCATTTGCATTCCCAGATGTATCAGGGATTAGTAATACTAGTTATAGTGCTGGAGATGTATCAAGTGATGTACAAGATAATGTTACAGATAGTTCTGGCAGTAATGTTACACTAAGTAAATCTATAGGTGTAGATGGTGGATGGTCAATCCAAGACTCTATTGATGCGTATATTAAAGCTGGAGTACCTGCTAAGAAATTAATAGTTGGTTTACCTTTATATGCAAGATCTATGGCTGTAGATAGTGATGTCAATGGAGGTTTATTCCAAACAATTACAGGTCCAGGTCTTGGTGATTATGAGAATGGTGTATTTGACTATAAATGTTTAGTTAATCCAGTTAATGATCCTGTAACAGGATGTGGAACATCTAAACCAGTGAGTGGATTATCAGATCTACAGTTCTACAATGAAAACTCTAATGTAGCTATATTTGATAAGTATGGTAAAGTAGCTATGCAGCCATGGGCATATAGTCCATCGACTAAATCATTTATAACTTATGATGATACGTGGTCAGTGACTAAGAAAACAGAATATGCTATGGGTAGAGGGCTTGGAGGAACAATGTTCTGGCAAGCTGATGGTGATTCTGTAGATAATAGTAAATCATTAATAAATGCTGTAGCTAAGGTTTATGAATCAGATAATATTTATATATCTGTTGATAGCGTAACAGAGACATCAGCAACCATATCATGGAACAAACCAGAGTTAGATGGCAATATTACATATACAATTAAGTTAAATGGAAATGTAGTTGCTCAGAATATTAGTGCTCAGAATTATGTGCTGACTAATTTAGATAAGGCTACTAATTATAATGTTGAAGTGATTGCTAGTACTTCAAGTGAATCTAGAGAAGATGGTTTATCATTTACAACAGCTGGTGCAACTGATCAAAATCAGACAGATGATCAAAATCAGACAGATGATCAAAATCAGACAGATGATCAAAATCAGACAGATGATCAAAATCAGACAGATGATCAAAATCAGACAGATGATCAAAATCAGACAGATGATCAAAATCAAGGTGGAGATACTGTAACTGGAACTTGGGATCCTGATAAAGCTTATACTAAAGGTGAAAAAGTAGAAGTTAATGGGGTGACATACGAAGCTCAATGGTGGACTAAGGGTGAGAATCCTACTCAATCAGGCGAGTGGGGAGTATGGAGAGTAGTTGGAGATCAAAGTTCAGATCAAACAAATGATCAAACAAATGATCAAACAAATGATCAAACAAATGATCAAACAAATGATCAAACAAATGATCAAACAAATGATCAGGGTGGCGATGATACTACAGCTTCAGGAACTTGGGACTCTAAAGCTATATATACTACAGGAGATCAAATAACATATAACGGTCAAACATATACGGCTAAATGGTGGACACAAGGTGATACTCCATCTAATGGAGGACCTTGGGAAAAACCAGTTGTTCCTGGCGGAGCTTGGGAAAGTGGTATTGCCTATACAGGTGGTCAAACAGTAACTTATCAAGGTCAGCAGTATAAAGCTAAGTGGTGGACACAAGGTGATATCCCATCAAATGGCTCGCCTTGGGAAAAAGTATAA
- a CDS encoding PH domain-containing protein, which translates to MNLQENENILLELKPNKSSIIYFFIIKLWHSSFLIIAIAVMFFSKLNKTTINHDMLTNTVLVIFVLLIIYFIVAWFFIRRIINGYSYIITNQRCILKYGFLYLNRRDIPYRNINDVNLRSNIIEKAFGLGSVYINDISTAMRVNTRVSNNTCRMEGLTLDECEKAMDLINENIQKSILDRS; encoded by the coding sequence ATGAACCTACAAGAAAATGAAAATATTCTATTAGAATTGAAGCCAAATAAATCAAGTATCATTTATTTCTTTATCATAAAGCTTTGGCATAGTTCTTTTTTAATTATAGCTATTGCTGTAATGTTTTTTTCAAAGTTAAATAAGACAACTATAAACCATGATATGTTGACAAATACTGTATTAGTTATTTTTGTATTGCTAATTATTTACTTTATAGTTGCTTGGTTTTTTATTCGAAGAATTATCAATGGTTATAGTTACATCATAACAAATCAACGCTGTATTCTTAAATATGGTTTTTTATATCTTAATCGTAGAGATATTCCATACCGTAATATAAATGATGTAAACCTTAGGTCAAATATTATTGAGAAGGCATTTGGATTAGGGTCTGTGTATATTAATGATATTAGTACTGCAATGAGAGTAAATACAAGAGTATCAAATAATACTTGTAGAATGGAGGGGTTAACACTTGATGAATGTGAGAAAGCAATGGATTTAATTAATGAAAATATTCAAAAAAGTATATTAGATAGAAGTTAA
- a CDS encoding disulfide bond formation protein B → MEKTLISKDLIKAISAIETVGIAIVIILAFFFQFFMDELPCPLCLLQRLGLLAIGFGFLLNMRFHVRPSHYALSLLSAVFTSFVSLRQIALHVTDPVGFGSKVLGMHMYSWVFVISMIAIIYIAIVMSYPKQYEIREEPQEISEAKNKKIRLFTNIIFMIFILVVFANVVSIFFECGLYQCPDNPVKYLLA, encoded by the coding sequence ATGGAAAAAACACTAATCTCAAAGGACCTAATAAAAGCAATAAGCGCTATTGAAACAGTAGGAATAGCTATAGTCATAATACTAGCATTCTTCTTTCAGTTTTTTATGGACGAGTTACCTTGCCCATTATGCCTTTTACAGCGCTTAGGATTACTAGCAATAGGCTTTGGATTCCTGCTTAATATGCGCTTTCATGTACGACCAAGTCATTATGCCCTATCACTATTATCTGCAGTATTTACATCATTCGTATCACTTAGACAAATTGCTTTACATGTTACAGATCCCGTCGGTTTTGGATCTAAAGTCTTAGGTATGCATATGTATAGTTGGGTATTTGTAATATCTATGATAGCTATCATATATATAGCTATAGTCATGTCTTATCCAAAACAATATGAGATTCGAGAAGAACCTCAAGAGATTTCTGAAGCAAAAAATAAGAAAATTCGCTTATTTACAAATATAATTTTCATGATTTTTATACTAGTTGTCTTTGCAAATGTTGTATCAATATTTTTTGAATGTGGCTTATATCAATGCCCAGATAACCCTGTTAAATATCTTTTAGCATAA
- a CDS encoding DUF5993 family protein has product MPGILISFILLLISAITAWFNRRYAVIIFSIFLIIAGLVFLHHATSQLSIYL; this is encoded by the coding sequence ATGCCAGGTATACTTATAAGTTTTATTCTACTATTAATCTCAGCTATAACAGCTTGGTTTAACAGACGCTATGCTGTAATAATTTTTAGTATATTCCTTATTATTGCAGGTCTAGTATTTTTGCATCATGCAACTAGCCAGCTATCAATATATTTATAA
- a CDS encoding disulfide bond formation protein B, whose translation MTRSGAEDNMKILSAIEVIVITAIIIIDFYFQFSMYNMPKPISLILLQRMGLLAMGFGFLLNTHFHIRPSHYAYSLLATVFTLLVSLKIISIHMLDPIGIGPKLFGVHMYSWVFVISIIYLVYIAIVMSFSGQYDLHQRTAKEVSESSNKVIRTITHIVFAIFVILTIISIGSAFYACADGACAVQQVAQQAAPILQ comes from the coding sequence ATGACAAGATCCGGTGCTGAAGATAACATGAAAATTTTAAGTGCTATAGAGGTTATAGTTATAACTGCAATTATTATTATAGACTTCTATTTCCAATTTAGTATGTACAATATGCCAAAACCTATCTCTCTTATCTTATTACAGAGAATGGGACTACTTGCTATGGGATTTGGCTTTTTACTAAATACGCATTTCCATATTCGTCCAAGCCACTATGCATACTCACTATTAGCAACAGTATTTACACTACTTGTTTCTTTAAAGATAATAAGTATTCATATGCTTGACCCGATAGGTATTGGTCCAAAACTTTTTGGCGTACATATGTATAGCTGGGTATTTGTAATATCTATTATATATCTAGTATATATTGCTATAGTTATGTCATTCTCTGGTCAATACGATCTACATCAAAGAACAGCTAAAGAAGTATCAGAGTCTAGCAATAAGGTAATACGTACTATAACTCATATAGTATTTGCAATATTTGTAATATTAACAATTATTAGTATAGGTTCAGCTTTTTATGCTTGTGCCGATGGCGCTTGTGCAGTGCAACAAGTAGCTCAACAAGCAGCACCAATACTTCAATAA
- a CDS encoding cysteine synthase family protein, with the protein MLSLIGHTPIIKLKNLDTNHNVFAKCEWLNPTGSIKDRVAKYILENLIKNKQIKAKQTIVEASSGNMGTSLAAIGKLYNYPVHITCPEKTGSMKRSMIESFGANLTICKNTADHQNSDFYVNKAKSIADQTNGMLINQYDNKLNTQCHYETTGQEIVDYFIKQNIGIDYFITVGGSGGTITGCSKKIKEIFPDAQTIMPDPKGSVYYDIFYNGKPNPKNIYSYKVEGPGNPVFCKSMDLRYIDEVIQFTDEQAIIGCHELASEQGIYAGHSSGANYFILKKLLNLLPNDNSYNILIMILDTGMKYTFY; encoded by the coding sequence ATGCTATCTTTAATTGGTCATACTCCTATCATAAAACTTAAAAATCTAGATACAAATCATAATGTATTTGCAAAGTGTGAATGGTTAAACCCTACAGGAAGCATAAAAGATAGAGTTGCAAAATATATATTAGAAAATCTCATAAAAAATAAACAAATAAAAGCCAAACAAACTATTGTTGAAGCAAGCTCTGGTAATATGGGCACATCATTAGCAGCTATAGGAAAGCTTTATAATTATCCAGTACATATAACTTGTCCTGAAAAAACTGGTTCAATGAAAAGGTCTATGATAGAAAGCTTTGGTGCAAATCTTACAATATGCAAAAACACAGCTGATCACCAGAATTCTGACTTTTATGTTAACAAGGCAAAATCAATAGCTGACCAAACAAATGGTATGTTGATAAATCAATATGATAATAAACTAAATACACAATGCCATTATGAAACTACTGGTCAAGAGATAGTAGATTATTTTATAAAGCAAAATATTGGTATTGATTATTTTATAACAGTAGGCGGTTCTGGAGGAACCATAACAGGTTGCTCAAAGAAGATAAAAGAAATATTTCCAGATGCCCAAACAATTATGCCCGATCCAAAAGGATCCGTGTATTATGATATTTTCTACAATGGTAAGCCTAACCCTAAAAATATATATAGCTATAAAGTTGAAGGGCCAGGCAATCCTGTATTCTGTAAATCAATGGATTTAAGATATATTGATGAAGTTATACAGTTTACTGATGAACAAGCAATAATCGGTTGTCATGAATTAGCAAGTGAACAAGGAATCTATGCTGGTCATAGCAGCGGAGCAAATTATTTTATTCTCAAAAAGCTATTAAATTTGCTCCCAAATGACAATTCGTATAATATTCTTATAATGATTTTAGATACTGGTATGAAATATACTTTTTATTAA
- the mnmE gene encoding tRNA uridine-5-carboxymethylaminomethyl(34) synthesis GTPase MnmE, translating into MYTKDTIVAIATPQGNGGIGIIRISGPNALEISQKLTLKELKPRYATFCTIYNDQEVIDNGIAIYFNAPFSYTGEDVVEIQAHGNPFILNLIIKAALKCGARMAKAGEFTERAFLNNKLDLAQAEAVADIINASSEIAAKSAAKSLQGDFSKEINNLLEKLIYLRMYVEASIDFPEEEINFLEDTKIHNSLEQIYQTILDVRNSCKQGVILSEGITLILVGKPNAGKSSLLNALAGKESAIVTSIAGTTRDIVKEHIQINGVPMHIIDTAGLRSSDDIIESEGIKRAIAKIQEADQVLFVTDDYTNSNVKFSDIKEIIPEFYDQIPKDIDITYVHNKIDLLKDTPQNQDNHIYISAGNNIGIDKLKEHILKKVGYTNQNESIYTARERHVTAINSAFEHITLAKEQLNLGNGELLAEELLIVQEYLNTITGEFSSDDLLGEIFSSFCIGK; encoded by the coding sequence ATGTATACAAAAGATACTATTGTTGCGATAGCAACTCCTCAAGGCAATGGTGGTATTGGAATCATCAGAATATCAGGTCCAAATGCTTTAGAAATATCACAAAAGCTCACTCTAAAAGAATTAAAGCCTCGATATGCCACATTTTGCACCATCTATAATGATCAAGAAGTTATAGATAATGGTATTGCAATATATTTCAATGCACCTTTTTCATATACGGGTGAAGATGTTGTTGAGATTCAAGCACATGGCAACCCTTTTATACTTAATCTAATTATAAAAGCTGCCTTAAAGTGCGGTGCACGCATGGCTAAGGCTGGTGAATTTACTGAAAGAGCTTTCTTAAATAATAAACTTGACCTAGCTCAAGCTGAAGCAGTTGCTGATATTATAAATGCATCATCAGAAATTGCTGCTAAATCTGCGGCCAAATCATTACAGGGAGATTTCTCTAAAGAGATAAATAATCTTCTAGAAAAGTTAATTTATTTAAGAATGTATGTGGAAGCTTCTATAGATTTCCCTGAAGAAGAAATAAACTTTTTAGAAGACACAAAGATACATAACTCTCTAGAACAAATATATCAAACCATATTAGATGTCAGAAACAGCTGTAAGCAAGGTGTTATATTATCAGAAGGAATTACTTTAATATTAGTTGGTAAACCTAATGCTGGTAAATCTAGCCTTTTAAATGCCCTTGCTGGTAAAGAGTCAGCAATTGTAACATCAATTGCTGGTACAACTAGAGATATTGTCAAAGAACATATCCAAATCAATGGTGTGCCAATGCATATAATTGATACTGCTGGCTTACGCAGTAGTGATGATATTATTGAAAGCGAAGGTATCAAAAGAGCTATTGCTAAGATCCAAGAAGCTGATCAAGTTCTTTTTGTGACAGATGACTATACTAATAGTAATGTTAAATTTAGCGATATTAAAGAGATCATTCCTGAGTTTTATGATCAAATACCTAAAGATATTGATATTACATATGTTCATAACAAAATAGACCTACTAAAAGATACACCTCAAAATCAAGATAACCATATATATATATCTGCAGGAAATAATATTGGTATTGATAAACTAAAAGAGCATATATTAAAAAAAGTAGGCTATACAAATCAAAATGAAAGTATCTATACTGCTCGTGAAAGACACGTTACCGCAATAAATAGTGCCTTTGAGCATATAACTCTAGCAAAAGAACAATTAAATCTTGGTAATGGCGAGCTACTTGCTGAAGAGCTTTTGATAGTCCAAGAATATCTAAACACAATTACTGGAGAGTTTAGTTCAGATGATTTATTAGGTGAAATTTTCTCAAGCTTCTGTATTGGGAAATAA